A single genomic interval of Candidatus Bathyarchaeum sp. harbors:
- a CDS encoding signal recognition particle protein Srp54 encodes MVLERLGSSLNDALKKVFKAPVMDEKTVKELVRDIQRALLQADVNVKLVLEVSKNIEERALKEKVPPGVSRREHVVKVVYEELTRFLGEKSATLKIEPGKQKVLMMVGIQGSGKTTATGKLAKYFQKRGLKTGLVCTDTYRPGAYDQLVQLAKRINIPVYGEPKEKKAEKIAKNGLKHFKDYDLIIIDTSGRHKEEKGLIDEMKRLEKVIKPDEAILVIDGTIGQQAALQARALNEATPIGSIIVSKLDGSARGGGALSAVAAIGAPIKFISSGEKLEDIEPFIPSRFVGRLLGMGDLQSLVDKVRDAEVKVPEKKARAFMSGKFTLSDMYEQFESMKKVGPLKGLLKMIPGMSYNIPDDQMNLAEDALKKWRVIIQSMTPKEREKPKILSSSRIRRVARGSGTTEKDVKQLLTQYNQMKKMMKSFRRKRLPNFFGGKGLPTR; translated from the coding sequence ATGGTTCTGGAACGCCTTGGCTCCTCATTAAATGACGCTTTAAAGAAAGTATTCAAAGCGCCAGTCATGGACGAAAAAACCGTAAAAGAACTCGTCCGGGACATACAACGAGCCCTGCTCCAAGCCGACGTAAACGTCAAACTGGTTCTGGAAGTCTCAAAAAACATCGAAGAACGAGCCCTCAAAGAAAAAGTCCCCCCCGGCGTATCCAGACGCGAACACGTCGTAAAAGTCGTGTACGAAGAACTAACCCGATTCCTTGGCGAAAAATCCGCCACCCTCAAAATCGAACCCGGAAAACAAAAAGTCCTCATGATGGTAGGAATCCAAGGCTCCGGAAAAACAACCGCCACCGGAAAATTGGCAAAATATTTCCAAAAACGAGGACTAAAAACTGGTTTAGTTTGCACCGACACCTATCGCCCCGGAGCATACGACCAACTCGTGCAGTTGGCCAAAAGAATAAACATCCCCGTGTATGGTGAACCCAAAGAAAAAAAAGCAGAAAAAATCGCCAAGAACGGCTTGAAACACTTCAAAGACTATGACTTGATAATCATTGACACATCTGGGCGCCACAAGGAAGAAAAAGGCCTAATCGATGAAATGAAACGTCTGGAAAAAGTCATCAAACCCGACGAAGCAATCTTGGTTATTGACGGAACCATAGGTCAACAAGCGGCCCTGCAAGCTCGAGCTCTTAACGAAGCCACTCCCATTGGTTCCATTATTGTTTCCAAACTTGATGGCTCAGCAAGGGGAGGAGGCGCCCTCTCAGCGGTCGCCGCCATTGGAGCGCCAATAAAATTCATCAGTTCAGGAGAAAAACTTGAAGACATTGAACCCTTCATCCCCTCAAGGTTCGTAGGCCGCCTCCTAGGAATGGGAGACCTGCAAAGCCTAGTTGACAAGGTTCGAGATGCAGAAGTCAAAGTCCCTGAAAAAAAAGCCCGCGCATTTATGAGCGGAAAATTCACGTTAAGCGACATGTACGAACAGTTCGAGTCCATGAAAAAAGTTGGACCCCTAAAAGGACTGCTGAAAATGATTCCAGGAATGAGTTACAACATTCCTGATGACCAAATGAACCTTGCAGAAGATGCCCTGAAAAAATGGCGGGTAATTATTCAATCCATGACCCCCAAAGAAAGAGAAAAACCCAAAATTTTGTCCTCTTCCCGTATTCGCAGGGTTGCCCGTGGGTCTGGCACTACAGAAAAAGACGTTAAGCAGTTGTTAACTCAGTACAATCAAATGAAAAAAATGATGAAAAGCTTCAGACGAAAACGCTTACCAAACTTTTTCGGGGGCAAAGGTTTACCTACCCGCTAG
- a CDS encoding DNA-directed DNA polymerase II small subunit, producing the protein MSESNRLQQAVSFTLSSGFQLDKEAFEFLDNIAKTEDPLYLMEEVVKKIQNSSQKPLFIDRSYLEDIKLEPCGGKKDLIKTNSGSISSIQSRKTFRAYAKDVDEDVKILMDPTKNICTTGTIKEFKEYFHDRFERLKKVLRRRMDVKNAVPISVALKAPVKSKVNIIGMVTEKIEVKDKLFIKMEDLEANVTVLVSPNLEKEIIEKARSLILDQVVCVNAVKGNNDLIIARDFILPEMPQKSPHRADIPVYAALLSDIHVGSNKFMEKEFNQFLRWIKGEKGNDKLREFAGHIKYLVIAGDIVDGIGIYPDQLEELTIADIYGQYSHAAELLKQVPDYIKIFVIPGNHDASRKALPQPALPKEYIEPLQEAREIYSLGNPSTISLHGVEILTFHGRSLDDIAAFAPNVSFETPDKSMRLLLKARHLAPIYGERTPISPEKRDFMVIERPPDIFHAGHVHIMKCNRYRGTLIVNSGAWQEQTDFQQKMGLVPTPGIVPIVNLQKSTISTIDFTESW; encoded by the coding sequence ATGAGTGAATCCAACAGGCTCCAGCAGGCTGTTTCGTTCACCTTATCTTCGGGATTCCAATTAGATAAAGAAGCCTTCGAATTCTTAGATAATATTGCAAAAACTGAAGATCCCCTCTATCTCATGGAAGAAGTTGTTAAAAAAATCCAAAATTCTTCACAAAAGCCTCTGTTTATCGATCGCAGTTATCTGGAAGACATAAAATTAGAACCCTGTGGTGGAAAAAAGGATTTAATTAAAACAAACTCAGGTTCAATCAGTAGTATTCAATCACGAAAAACATTCAGAGCCTACGCTAAAGATGTAGACGAAGACGTCAAAATATTGATGGACCCAACAAAAAACATCTGCACCACAGGAACAATCAAAGAGTTCAAGGAATATTTTCATGACCGTTTTGAGCGTTTAAAGAAAGTTCTTCGAAGAAGAATGGATGTCAAGAACGCGGTTCCAATTTCTGTTGCACTAAAGGCGCCAGTTAAATCCAAAGTAAACATCATTGGGATGGTTACTGAAAAAATTGAGGTAAAAGATAAACTCTTCATTAAAATGGAAGATTTAGAAGCAAACGTAACGGTTCTTGTTTCCCCCAATTTAGAAAAAGAAATTATCGAAAAAGCAAGGTCCCTGATTCTAGACCAAGTAGTTTGTGTAAACGCAGTCAAAGGGAACAATGACCTGATAATTGCCAGAGATTTTATTTTGCCTGAGATGCCCCAAAAATCACCCCATAGAGCAGATATTCCAGTTTATGCGGCTTTATTGTCAGATATTCACGTGGGTAGCAACAAATTCATGGAAAAAGAATTCAACCAATTTTTACGTTGGATCAAAGGGGAAAAAGGCAATGATAAATTGCGAGAATTTGCAGGCCATATAAAGTACTTGGTTATTGCAGGAGACATTGTAGATGGAATCGGAATTTACCCAGATCAGCTAGAAGAGTTAACAATTGCAGATATTTATGGTCAATACAGTCATGCAGCCGAACTTTTGAAGCAGGTTCCTGATTACATAAAAATTTTTGTTATTCCTGGAAACCACGATGCCTCCAGAAAAGCGTTACCCCAACCAGCATTACCCAAAGAGTATATCGAACCCCTGCAGGAAGCCCGAGAAATTTATTCCCTTGGTAACCCTTCAACCATAAGCCTTCATGGAGTAGAGATACTTACCTTTCACGGAAGAAGTTTAGACGATATTGCTGCTTTTGCTCCAAATGTTAGTTTTGAGACTCCAGACAAATCAATGAGGCTACTACTGAAAGCCAGACATCTAGCCCCCATTTACGGAGAAAGAACTCCAATATCTCCAGAAAAAAGGGACTTCATGGTTATAGAAAGACCCCCCGACATCTTTCACGCGGGACATGTTCACATTATGAAATGCAACAGATATAGAGGAACATTAATCGTAAACTCGGGTGCGTGGCAAGAGCAAACAGATTTCCAACAAAAAATGGGATTGGTTCCAACTCCAGGTATAGTTCCAATAGTAAATCTGCAAAAATCTACCATTTCAACAATAGATTTTACTGAATCGTGGTAA
- a CDS encoding PAC2 family protein: MQESVKIVEKAPIPSDATMLIGLPDVGLVGLIATSYLITELGFEEIAYIESDLLPPVVVLHNGLPYAPLRIYGNDKVIAVISELAIPANALHTVMRVIIDWAEEKKVKQMISIGGIPTENRQTITAPEVFGAASNQELLDSVTREGLKVMKEGYIVGPQALSMRYTANKKMQSIALLAQSFYNYPDPQAAAIVLKELAKVSDITVDVTKLMEKGEEIRLKARDMMKRTQQEMNRMQKSQEYDMPLYV; this comes from the coding sequence TTGCAGGAATCAGTAAAAATTGTAGAAAAAGCGCCCATTCCCTCTGATGCTACCATGTTGATTGGTTTGCCAGATGTGGGCTTGGTTGGGCTTATTGCAACATCGTATTTGATTACTGAACTTGGGTTTGAAGAAATCGCGTATATAGAATCGGATTTGCTTCCTCCAGTTGTTGTTTTGCATAACGGATTGCCTTACGCGCCTTTACGAATTTATGGAAATGACAAAGTAATTGCGGTTATTTCCGAACTTGCCATTCCAGCAAATGCTTTGCATACGGTGATGCGAGTAATAATTGATTGGGCAGAAGAAAAGAAGGTTAAGCAAATGATTTCAATTGGTGGAATTCCTACAGAAAACAGGCAAACAATCACTGCTCCTGAAGTTTTTGGGGCTGCTTCAAATCAAGAACTCCTTGACTCAGTGACCAGAGAAGGATTAAAAGTAATGAAGGAAGGCTACATTGTTGGTCCTCAAGCCTTGAGCATGCGATATACAGCAAACAAGAAAATGCAGTCCATTGCCCTTTTGGCGCAGTCGTTTTATAATTATCCAGACCCTCAAGCGGCAGCAATTGTGCTTAAAGAGCTTGCAAAAGTATCTGATATCACTGTTGATGTTACTAAACTTATGGAAAAAGGAGAAGAAATCAGGCTCAAAGCAAGGGACATGATGAAACGCACCCAACAAGAAATGAATCGCATGCAAAAATCCCAAGAATACGACATGCCCCTTTACGTATAG
- a CDS encoding deoxyhypusine synthase family protein, protein MSDPNSILATAAKKGVPILSPRMVDSIAGFHLWMYGQDKTLKLNPLRDTHKIVDIIYDAQKVGMIILGRGWPKHYALFANTFRDGVDCVIQITMNHPEPRGLSGATLKEAISWEKVKPEGKEVAVICDATIAFRFNCCCGIGEC, encoded by the coding sequence ATTTCTGACCCAAACTCGATTCTTGCAACTGCCGCAAAGAAAGGCGTTCCAATTCTCAGCCCCAGAATGGTTGATTCTATTGCTGGTTTTCATTTGTGGATGTATGGTCAAGACAAAACCTTGAAACTAAATCCTTTGCGTGACACGCACAAAATTGTTGACATTATTTATGATGCCCAAAAAGTTGGAATGATAATCCTTGGTAGGGGTTGGCCTAAACATTATGCTTTGTTTGCTAACACTTTCCGGGACGGTGTTGATTGTGTTATCCAAATTACAATGAACCATCCTGAGCCTAGAGGTCTCAGTGGCGCTACCCTCAAAGAGGCAATCAGTTGGGAAAAAGTCAAGCCTGAAGGCAAAGAAGTAGCCGTCATCTGTGATGCTACAATTGCTTTTCGGTTTAATTGTTGCTGTGGTATTGGAGAATGTTAA
- the nadA gene encoding quinolinate synthase NadA: protein MEQKSLIEKINRLKKQKNAVILAHIYQRPEIYQVADFIGDSYGLSKQATQTNSDIIIFCGVDFMAESAYILNPTKTVLIPTKQANCPMAAMVDVEGLRELKAKHPDAAVVSYVNTTADVKAESDICCTSANAVKVVNSLEEKKVIFVPDSNLANYVMRNTDKQIIPWKGWCYVHNKFSAEGIVKAKANYVDAKVLVHPECVPEVVDLADEVFSTTGMINYVQTSPDTTFIIGTEVGVVERLRQMFPQKTFYLAPPGGTCLQMKKTTLELVLASLEKEQFKVVVPENIRVRAQKALDRMLNVA, encoded by the coding sequence ATGGAACAAAAAAGTCTAATCGAGAAAATAAACAGGCTAAAAAAACAAAAAAACGCAGTAATTTTAGCCCACATTTATCAACGACCAGAAATCTATCAAGTAGCTGATTTCATAGGCGACTCGTACGGCTTAAGCAAACAAGCAACACAAACCAACTCAGACATCATAATTTTTTGTGGCGTAGATTTCATGGCTGAGTCAGCTTATATTTTGAATCCCACAAAAACAGTTTTGATTCCAACCAAACAGGCTAACTGTCCAATGGCTGCTATGGTGGACGTTGAGGGTTTGCGGGAACTGAAGGCTAAGCATCCTGACGCGGCGGTTGTGAGTTATGTTAACACTACTGCAGACGTTAAAGCAGAATCCGACATTTGCTGCACCAGCGCAAACGCAGTCAAAGTGGTTAACTCGTTAGAAGAAAAAAAAGTCATTTTTGTGCCGGACTCTAACTTGGCAAACTACGTAATGCGCAACACCGACAAACAAATTATCCCTTGGAAGGGCTGGTGTTACGTACACAACAAATTTTCTGCCGAAGGTATTGTTAAAGCTAAAGCCAACTATGTGGATGCGAAAGTTTTGGTTCATCCCGAGTGTGTTCCAGAAGTTGTGGACTTAGCAGACGAAGTTTTCAGCACAACTGGAATGATAAACTATGTACAAACCAGTCCAGACACCACTTTCATTATCGGTACTGAAGTTGGAGTCGTTGAACGTTTACGGCAGATGTTTCCACAAAAAACGTTTTATCTGGCTCCTCCTGGGGGGACTTGTTTGCAGATGAAGAAAACTACCTTGGAGCTTGTTTTAGCTTCCTTGGAGAAGGAGCAGTTTAAAGTCGTGGTTCCAGAAAATATAAGGGTCAGAGCCCAGAAGGCTTTGGATAGAATGTTGAATGTGGCTTGA
- a CDS encoding Hsp20/alpha crystallin family protein: MENRKKGSSFEEMEEYLQKIEELTQEVKAIAFPEGPSWNTETCCLHALSNVYITPREVIITADLPYIEPETVQVNSMDKNHIEILAKMKKKINFNDLGICHRQGEFEFLRCQGQLQVSIIVDRMQISCEDGILEVRFPRKNRQKLE, from the coding sequence ATGGAAAATCGCAAAAAAGGCTCCAGTTTTGAAGAAATGGAAGAATATCTCCAAAAAATTGAAGAACTCACCCAAGAAGTAAAGGCAATAGCGTTTCCTGAAGGCCCAAGTTGGAACACAGAAACTTGTTGTTTGCATGCATTGTCCAATGTTTACATTACTCCAAGGGAAGTTATCATCACCGCTGACCTTCCTTACATTGAACCTGAAACGGTTCAAGTAAACTCCATGGACAAAAACCATATCGAAATATTGGCAAAAATGAAGAAAAAAATAAACTTTAACGACCTAGGCATCTGCCACAGGCAAGGAGAATTTGAGTTTTTGCGGTGTCAAGGTCAACTGCAAGTATCCATCATCGTAGATAGAATGCAAATTTCATGTGAAGATGGAATACTAGAAGTAAGATTTCCAAGAAAAAACAGGCAAAAACTCGAATAA
- the nadB gene encoding L-aspartate oxidase, translated as MKTDFLVVGSGIAGLNFALKAAKFGQVTIVTKKEIMESNTNLAQGGIAAVTRKDDSIQSHIDDTLTVGSGLSNKRTVKILAEHGPKAIRNLLSFGVNFDIENNILHSTTEGGHSTARVLHSGDTTGKEIEHKMVENVREHKDIQVFENCYAIDLLVKDGKCIGAKMLDIPKRCVFDIFSRVTVLATGGVGYLYLNTSNPDIATGDGIAIAFRAGAVVEDMEFVQFHPTTLNKLGAPHFLISESLRGEGAILVNESGERFMLKHDSMGELAPRDIIARTIFNELKIGPVYLDFHHKGNDFILDRFPMIYNECLKYDIDLTKDLIPVSPAAHYLCGGIKTNEYGETSVGNLLAFGECTCTGVHGANRLASNSLLESVVFSTLGAKKAKNYLKTSIHSLPKNTVKFANIDTPELTYLKADLRKSMWDYVGIIRNKENISLMLRKLGRLHSRLTAIGNSGVNSRFLELVNMVTVANLITTAACARTESRGTHYREDFPSIDDKNWLKHIYLQKQDEKLQTFFV; from the coding sequence TTGAAAACCGATTTTTTAGTTGTTGGCAGCGGAATTGCTGGGTTAAATTTTGCTCTTAAGGCTGCAAAGTTTGGGCAAGTAACCATTGTAACAAAAAAAGAAATCATGGAATCTAACACTAACCTTGCTCAAGGGGGAATTGCTGCAGTAACGCGAAAAGACGACTCCATTCAGTCTCACATCGATGACACTTTAACTGTAGGTTCTGGATTGTCAAACAAACGAACGGTAAAAATCCTTGCTGAGCACGGACCCAAAGCCATTCGGAATCTTTTGTCGTTTGGGGTAAATTTTGACATAGAAAACAACATTCTTCACTCAACTACGGAGGGCGGTCATAGTACTGCGCGGGTTCTTCATTCGGGGGATACTACTGGGAAAGAAATTGAGCATAAAATGGTGGAAAACGTTCGGGAACATAAGGATATTCAGGTTTTTGAGAACTGTTACGCCATAGATCTTCTAGTAAAGGACGGTAAATGTATTGGCGCAAAGATGCTAGACATTCCCAAACGTTGTGTGTTTGACATTTTTTCCCGCGTAACAGTACTGGCTACTGGTGGGGTCGGTTATCTTTACTTGAACACTTCTAACCCCGATATCGCTACTGGTGATGGTATTGCCATTGCTTTTCGGGCAGGAGCTGTTGTGGAGGATATGGAGTTTGTGCAGTTTCATCCTACTACTTTAAACAAGCTTGGGGCTCCGCATTTCTTGATTTCCGAATCCCTTCGAGGCGAAGGAGCAATCCTAGTAAATGAATCTGGAGAGCGTTTCATGCTAAAGCATGACAGTATGGGTGAGCTTGCTCCTCGCGACATTATTGCTCGTACAATTTTTAATGAACTCAAAATTGGTCCTGTTTACTTAGATTTCCATCATAAGGGTAACGATTTCATCTTGGACCGTTTTCCCATGATTTACAACGAGTGCCTGAAATACGATATTGACCTTACTAAAGATTTGATTCCGGTTTCCCCCGCTGCTCATTATCTGTGTGGTGGAATTAAAACAAACGAGTACGGTGAAACTTCTGTTGGCAATCTTTTAGCTTTTGGAGAATGCACCTGCACGGGAGTTCATGGTGCTAACAGGCTTGCCAGTAATTCTTTGTTGGAATCTGTTGTTTTTTCAACTTTGGGTGCAAAAAAAGCCAAAAACTACCTTAAAACTTCGATTCATTCTTTGCCAAAGAACACTGTAAAGTTCGCAAACATCGACACACCCGAGCTAACCTATCTCAAAGCTGATTTACGAAAATCTATGTGGGATTACGTTGGAATCATTCGTAATAAAGAAAACATCAGTTTGATGCTCAGAAAACTGGGTCGTTTACACTCAAGATTAACTGCTATTGGTAATTCTGGAGTGAATTCACGGTTTCTTGAATTAGTTAACATGGTTACGGTTGCTAATCTCATAACTACTGCTGCTTGTGCCCGAACAGAAAGTCGAGGAACCCATTACCGAGAAGATTTTCCAAGCATTGATGACAAGAATTGGTTAAAGCACATTTACCTTCAAAAACAAGATGAAAAGCTTCAAACATTTTTTGTGTGA
- a CDS encoding translation initiation factor IF-5A — MSVPKDVGELKVGSYVIIDDEPCKIVSYSKSKPGKHGAAKARIVAIGVFNEAKKTIVKPVSAQVDVPIIDKSTGQVIALLPSAVQLMNLETYEMTEAPYPEEEDIKSKLESGVEVEYWQILGRTRITRIKG, encoded by the coding sequence ATGAGCGTACCTAAGGATGTTGGCGAACTAAAAGTTGGCAGTTATGTAATCATTGATGATGAACCCTGTAAAATCGTCAGCTACAGCAAATCCAAGCCCGGAAAACACGGTGCCGCAAAGGCTCGTATCGTAGCCATAGGCGTATTTAATGAAGCAAAAAAAACTATTGTTAAACCTGTAAGTGCTCAGGTTGACGTTCCAATTATCGACAAAAGCACTGGACAAGTTATTGCCCTTTTGCCCTCCGCAGTTCAGTTAATGAACTTGGAAACCTATGAAATGACTGAAGCGCCCTACCCTGAAGAGGAAGACATCAAATCTAAACTTGAATCTGGCGTTGAAGTCGAATACTGGCAGATTTTAGGCAGAACTAGAATTACTCGAATTAAAGGCTAA
- the nadC gene encoding carboxylating nicotinate-nucleotide diphosphorylase — protein MWLDVLERQKLVELAYQKGKELTLSNKKYLSWLDSFFSREYSDDVLTGDVTSNSVLTKNKPTTAFLYAKSPGVIAGLEETSWFLKQHGLEVKTHVTDGQTINKGDLVLTLQGAQKEILSTERICLNVLQRMSGIATETKILVTSLSNYHTRIAATRKTLLRYLDKKAVFLGGGLTHRFSLWDAILIKDNHLETVKKEGITDYIEIALARASKNVDAVDFVEIEVTSHEEALTAAQTFNSLKLKKPCAIMLDNMCPTLIEETMATLREKNLYENLLLEASGDITPENIKNYAKTAVDVVSMGYLTHSVKALDLSLEMTP, from the coding sequence ATGTGGCTTGATGTTTTGGAACGGCAAAAACTTGTTGAGCTCGCCTACCAGAAAGGAAAGGAACTAACCCTAAGCAACAAAAAATATCTTAGTTGGTTAGATTCATTTTTCAGTCGTGAATACAGTGATGATGTTTTAACAGGGGATGTAACAAGCAACTCAGTTTTAACAAAGAACAAACCCACAACTGCCTTTTTATACGCAAAATCTCCAGGAGTTATTGCTGGGCTTGAAGAAACAAGCTGGTTTTTAAAACAACATGGTCTTGAAGTTAAAACTCACGTAACCGATGGGCAAACCATAAACAAAGGCGACTTGGTCTTAACCCTTCAGGGTGCACAAAAAGAAATTCTCTCCACTGAGCGAATCTGCTTGAACGTTTTGCAACGAATGTCTGGAATCGCCACAGAAACCAAAATTTTAGTCACTTCCCTCAGCAATTATCATACCCGAATTGCGGCGACCCGAAAAACCCTTTTGCGTTACCTTGACAAGAAAGCAGTTTTCTTGGGTGGAGGCTTAACCCACCGTTTTAGTTTGTGGGATGCCATTTTAATCAAGGACAATCACTTGGAAACCGTGAAAAAAGAGGGAATAACTGACTACATTGAAATTGCTTTAGCCCGCGCTTCAAAAAACGTGGATGCAGTTGATTTTGTTGAAATCGAAGTCACTTCCCACGAGGAGGCTCTAACTGCAGCGCAAACTTTTAACTCGCTAAAATTGAAAAAACCTTGCGCTATTATGCTTGACAACATGTGCCCAACCCTTATTGAAGAAACGATGGCGACTCTTCGTGAGAAAAATCTTTACGAGAATCTTTTGTTGGAAGCTTCGGGGGATATTACTCCTGAAAACATAAAAAATTACGCTAAAACAGCTGTTGATGTTGTGTCTATGGGGTATTTGACCCATTCTGTAAAAGCTTTAGATCTAAGTTTGGAGATGACCCCTTGA
- a CDS encoding RNA polymerase Rpb4 translates to MVRKALKEQIVTVPQVKEALDSIGEERLDQFQRRSLDYATKFSKAEAKDVETLITKLVEEFELEEEGAVQIVNAMPESIQEIRVFLAGGRKIIESSKLEKILDFLNEYRKSE, encoded by the coding sequence ATGGTACGAAAGGCTTTGAAGGAACAAATAGTTACTGTTCCCCAAGTAAAGGAAGCCTTAGATTCTATTGGTGAAGAACGATTGGATCAGTTCCAGCGCCGTTCTTTAGATTATGCAACCAAATTCAGTAAAGCTGAGGCTAAGGATGTTGAAACTCTAATTACTAAATTGGTAGAAGAGTTTGAGTTAGAAGAAGAAGGGGCTGTGCAAATAGTAAATGCTATGCCTGAGAGCATTCAGGAAATCAGGGTGTTTTTAGCTGGCGGTCGTAAGATTATTGAATCATCTAAATTAGAAAAAATACTTGATTTTTTGAACGAATATAGAAAAAGCGAATAA
- a CDS encoding deoxyhypusine synthase family protein, giving the protein MIEQGYVHAVVTTGTNMVHDLVESIGHRHYIGTFLAEDTELMEQDIGRIGDL; this is encoded by the coding sequence TTGATTGAGCAAGGCTATGTTCACGCTGTTGTGACTACTGGTACTAACATGGTTCATGATCTGGTTGAATCTATTGGGCATCGTCACTATATTGGTACTTTTCTTGCTGAAGATACTGAATTAATGGAACAAGACATCGGCAGAATCGGGGACCTATAA
- a CDS encoding tRNA pseudouridine(54/55) synthase Pus10, which yields MDLLEKAQQLLTAQPLCDHCLGRQFALLGYGLGDEERGETLKLLLTMKNHQSALAGNKEGFSNLRLLASRGSFDMAAQILKNMRKRSKKPEPCYLCQGLFESANIMVENALEALKVYEYETFLVGIELPNLIEEREDEFKAHNEISYGESMRNEFSRHIGKKLSDVTQKLAEFKKPDVVILVRPFTGEVIIQSNPLYVRGSYKKLVRDIPQSKWFCRHCHGEGCKNCNGTGKMYQQSVEEIIAAPLLQQTEGDDVALHAAGREDVDARMLGNGRPFILEIKRPQKRFMDLKEMEKIINEQATGKVEVLNLKSATKADIKRLKKGEGSTKVYKVFIDFDRDVSDEELASVTEKLSKIVVNQRTPLRVIHRRADLIREKYIYEAYLKRLAPNRAEMKIRCQGGLYIKELVSGDEGRTVPSVASIINAQAKPVDLDVLNVIMED from the coding sequence GTGGATTTACTTGAAAAAGCCCAGCAGCTTCTTACGGCACAACCCTTGTGCGACCATTGTTTAGGTCGACAATTTGCCCTTCTTGGTTACGGTTTAGGGGACGAAGAGCGCGGAGAAACCCTAAAACTTTTACTAACCATGAAAAACCACCAATCAGCCTTGGCAGGAAACAAAGAAGGATTCTCAAACCTTAGACTTTTGGCTTCTCGGGGCTCCTTTGACATGGCTGCCCAGATACTAAAGAACATGAGAAAACGTTCCAAAAAACCTGAACCCTGCTACCTTTGCCAAGGATTGTTTGAAAGCGCCAACATCATGGTTGAAAATGCTTTGGAAGCCCTCAAAGTTTATGAATACGAAACTTTTCTTGTTGGCATCGAACTGCCAAACCTAATTGAAGAAAGAGAAGACGAATTCAAAGCCCACAACGAAATCTCTTACGGAGAAAGCATGCGCAACGAATTCAGTCGCCACATCGGCAAAAAACTTTCAGATGTAACCCAAAAACTTGCAGAATTCAAAAAACCAGACGTAGTGATTCTTGTTCGACCTTTCACTGGAGAAGTAATTATCCAATCAAATCCCCTGTACGTCAGGGGCTCGTACAAAAAACTTGTTCGAGACATTCCTCAATCTAAATGGTTCTGCAGACACTGCCACGGAGAAGGTTGCAAAAACTGCAATGGAACCGGAAAAATGTACCAACAATCCGTTGAAGAAATCATTGCCGCGCCCCTTCTACAACAAACTGAAGGCGATGATGTAGCCCTTCACGCTGCTGGACGAGAAGACGTAGACGCCCGCATGCTTGGAAATGGGCGACCTTTTATTTTGGAAATTAAGCGTCCCCAAAAACGGTTTATGGATCTCAAGGAAATGGAAAAAATTATCAACGAACAAGCCACGGGAAAAGTTGAAGTTTTAAACCTTAAATCTGCAACTAAAGCCGACATCAAACGCTTAAAGAAAGGTGAAGGCTCAACTAAAGTTTACAAGGTTTTTATTGATTTTGATCGCGACGTTTCCGACGAGGAATTGGCATCTGTTACTGAAAAATTGTCTAAAATTGTTGTTAATCAACGCACTCCGTTACGTGTTATACATAGAAGAGCAGACCTAATTCGGGAAAAGTACATATATGAGGCGTATCTTAAGAGGTTGGCGCCTAACCGCGCAGAGATGAAAATACGTTGCCAAGGAGGGCTTTATATTAAAGAGCTAGTAAGTGGAGATGAAGGACGAACCGTACCTAGCGTAGCCTCTATTATCAATGCTCAAGCAAAGCCCGTAGACTTAGACGTTTTGAATGTTATCATGGAGGACTAA
- a CDS encoding 50S ribosomal protein L21e — protein sequence MGRKAKGYRRKTRYLLKRKPRERGKTGLSKVLREYEPDEKIVIKLDPSVHKGMPHRRFHGRIGVIAKKRGRAYVVNVSQGKAIKEIIVRPEHITPHKGA from the coding sequence GTGGGAAGAAAAGCGAAAGGTTACAGACGAAAAACTCGTTACCTCTTGAAGAGGAAACCTAGAGAACGAGGAAAAACAGGACTCAGCAAGGTACTACGAGAATATGAACCCGACGAAAAAATCGTAATCAAACTAGACCCTAGCGTACACAAGGGCATGCCACACCGAAGATTCCATGGCAGAATAGGTGTTATCGCTAAAAAACGTGGAAGAGCATACGTAGTTAACGTATCTCAGGGTAAAGCAATCAAAGAAATTATTGTTAGGCCAGAACACATTACGCCTCACAAGGGGGCATAA